A part of Mycolicibacterium sp. TUM20985 genomic DNA contains:
- a CDS encoding SDR family NAD(P)-dependent oxidoreductase, which translates to MTTTVPAAFDLTGHVALVTGSSSDLGIGFAAARLLGQLGASVMVTGTTDRVGERASELQREGIAAGSHVADLMDPGAAQGLVAATEAEFGKVDIVVNNAGLASVNIPERPNPLMSMTEEEWSLALRRNVDSAFFVTRAALPGMVHRGYGRIVNVGSSAGVLTAYTGDVGYHTAKAAMLGMTRSVAVDVAGNGVTANIVLPGWIATAAQLPSEVPLGDATPVGRSASAAEVATGIAFLAAPGASYVTGTTLVIDGGNSISS; encoded by the coding sequence ATGACGACAACGGTGCCAGCTGCCTTCGACCTGACCGGTCACGTGGCGCTAGTGACCGGCTCGAGCAGTGACCTCGGCATCGGGTTCGCCGCGGCGCGCCTGCTGGGTCAGCTCGGTGCGTCGGTGATGGTGACGGGGACCACCGATCGCGTCGGCGAGAGGGCCAGCGAGCTGCAGCGTGAGGGGATCGCCGCCGGCTCTCACGTCGCCGACCTGATGGATCCGGGGGCCGCCCAGGGACTCGTCGCGGCCACCGAAGCCGAGTTCGGCAAGGTCGACATCGTGGTCAACAACGCCGGACTGGCGTCGGTCAACATCCCCGAACGACCGAACCCGCTGATGTCGATGACTGAAGAGGAGTGGTCACTCGCCCTTCGGCGCAACGTGGACAGCGCCTTCTTCGTCACCAGAGCCGCGTTGCCGGGCATGGTGCACCGCGGTTACGGCCGGATCGTGAACGTCGGCTCGTCGGCGGGGGTCCTGACGGCGTACACGGGCGACGTCGGCTATCACACCGCCAAGGCCGCGATGCTCGGCATGACGCGGTCGGTGGCCGTCGATGTCGCTGGTAACGGGGTGACGGCCAACATCGTGCTTCCCGGCTGGATCGCCACTGCAGCCCAGCTCCCGTCCGAGGTCCCCCTGGGCGACGCCACTCCCGTGGGCCGGTCCGCCAGTGCGGCCGAAGTCGCCACGGGCATCGCGTTCCTGGCCGCGCCCGGCGCGTCCTACGTGACCGGTACGACGCTGGTGATCGACGGCGGCAACTCGATCTCGTCCTGA
- a CDS encoding ABC transporter substrate-binding protein, with protein sequence MTALLLTATGCSNDGNGAASSEASTSAVRTPLMSDPPPLDPDSFYQPEGLLIMTSAYQGLLRYAPESTTIEGLLATKWTVSPDGLTYTFTLRDGVKFADGTPFDSAAAKASFQRRIDVAAGPAYMLAELKDMQTPDPKTFVVTLNKPVAPFLDYLASPYGPLMTSPAVVAEHSADGDHAAAWLASHTAGTGPYELTDAVPASHYTLTANANYWGPPPQITTVEMPVVAATAVQRLQLDKGELDMILHGLSKGDYEAAASSPNSEVLQTNALVKAHVMVNPDSPVFGPRPAREALSAALDREALTTTVFGAQGTPSTQFYPTGMMPEGAVPDAPALDPAKLAALGAKGGNVEIGYPSGDSSLQDLSNQIQVILQQAGLSSTVRDFPLAQFFALGENPDQRPDLMVASFNPDAAHPDTWSRIYDYTGAPVNLLGCSVPPADKLLDEASAEPDPAASQALYVEAAKAYRDSLCWVNIADLHNTVAARKGYSGWSSQPAWMWDTDFSTLKFEG encoded by the coding sequence ATGACCGCCCTCCTGTTGACGGCGACGGGCTGCTCGAACGACGGCAACGGGGCGGCCAGTAGCGAGGCCTCGACCTCGGCGGTACGGACTCCCCTGATGAGCGACCCACCGCCGCTGGACCCGGACTCGTTCTACCAACCCGAAGGTCTGCTGATCATGACCTCCGCGTATCAGGGACTACTCCGCTATGCGCCGGAGTCCACGACGATCGAGGGGCTGCTCGCGACGAAGTGGACCGTCTCCCCCGACGGCCTCACCTATACCTTCACCCTGCGTGACGGGGTCAAGTTCGCCGACGGCACCCCGTTCGACTCCGCCGCGGCCAAGGCAAGCTTCCAGCGCCGCATCGACGTCGCCGCCGGCCCGGCCTACATGCTCGCCGAACTGAAGGACATGCAGACACCGGATCCGAAGACCTTCGTCGTCACCCTGAACAAACCGGTCGCACCGTTCCTGGACTACCTCGCCTCGCCGTACGGCCCGCTGATGACCAGCCCGGCCGTCGTGGCGGAACACTCGGCCGACGGTGACCACGCGGCGGCCTGGCTTGCGTCGCACACCGCGGGCACGGGCCCCTACGAACTGACCGATGCGGTGCCGGCCAGTCACTACACGCTCACCGCCAACGCGAACTACTGGGGACCGCCACCACAGATCACCACCGTGGAGATGCCGGTGGTCGCCGCCACCGCGGTGCAGCGGCTGCAACTCGACAAGGGTGAGCTCGACATGATCCTGCACGGCCTGTCGAAGGGTGACTACGAGGCAGCGGCCAGTAGCCCCAACAGCGAAGTGCTGCAAACGAACGCGTTGGTCAAGGCTCATGTCATGGTCAACCCCGACTCACCGGTATTCGGCCCGAGGCCGGCGCGTGAGGCGCTCAGCGCTGCGCTCGACCGCGAGGCGCTGACCACCACGGTGTTCGGCGCCCAAGGCACGCCGTCGACGCAGTTCTACCCCACCGGCATGATGCCCGAGGGCGCCGTGCCCGACGCACCCGCCCTCGACCCCGCCAAGTTGGCCGCACTCGGCGCCAAGGGCGGCAACGTGGAGATCGGCTACCCCAGCGGGGACAGCAGCCTGCAGGACCTCTCCAATCAGATCCAGGTCATCCTCCAGCAGGCGGGCCTGAGCTCCACCGTTCGGGACTTCCCCCTGGCGCAGTTCTTCGCGCTCGGCGAAAACCCCGACCAGCGGCCCGACCTGATGGTCGCATCCTTCAATCCCGATGCCGCGCATCCCGATACGTGGTCGCGGATCTACGACTACACAGGTGCACCGGTCAATCTCCTCGGATGCTCGGTACCCCCGGCCGACAAGCTGCTCGACGAGGCCAGTGCCGAGCCGGACCCGGCCGCGTCGCAGGCGCTCTACGTCGAGGCGGCCAAGGCCTACCGCGATTCACTGTGCTGGGTGAACATCGCGGATCTGCACAACACGGTCGCCGCCCGCAAGGGGTACTCGGGCTGGAGCAGTCAGCCCGCCTGGATGTGGGATACCGACTTCTCCACCCTGAAGTTCGAGGGATGA
- a CDS encoding TetR/AcrR family transcriptional regulator translates to MRDTGAGAATKQVDHQRNTGNTVRGAQRRIEIIDAAIEVMARVGLAGLSMRVVANQAGIPLGALSYYFDDKSDLIAQAFQQLSDREIERVVRAADRLQPTMTPEQLADLLADMTIDGFTSPPGAIVTRYELVTEASRDERLRPMFEGWHAAMVPALSRLFRDLGSRQPELDSRTIMAVMAGLEIDNVYRPLGPVDKRRIRATLRHTFRALITMHDTD, encoded by the coding sequence ATGAGGGATACCGGCGCCGGAGCTGCCACCAAACAGGTTGATCACCAACGAAATACAGGCAACACGGTACGCGGCGCGCAGCGTCGCATCGAGATCATCGATGCGGCCATCGAGGTGATGGCCCGCGTCGGACTAGCCGGCCTGTCGATGCGCGTGGTGGCCAACCAGGCCGGAATCCCCCTCGGTGCCCTGAGCTACTACTTCGACGACAAGTCCGACCTCATCGCCCAAGCCTTCCAACAGTTGTCCGACCGGGAGATCGAACGCGTCGTCCGAGCCGCCGACCGGCTGCAACCGACGATGACCCCCGAGCAACTCGCGGATCTACTGGCGGACATGACCATCGACGGATTCACCTCGCCCCCCGGCGCAATCGTCACCCGCTACGAACTCGTCACCGAAGCCAGCCGAGACGAACGACTCCGCCCGATGTTCGAAGGCTGGCACGCCGCGATGGTGCCCGCACTGAGTCGGCTGTTCCGCGACCTTGGGTCGCGCCAGCCAGAACTGGACTCCCGCACCATCATGGCCGTGATGGCGGGTTTGGAGATCGACAACGTCTACCGGCCCCTCGGTCCGGTCGACAAGCGACGCATCCGCGCCACCCTCCGGCACACGTTCCGCGCGCTCATCACCATGCACGACACCGACTAG
- the speB gene encoding agmatinase — translation MAGTGFGPDITFLGVPRCDLEDPSTYADADIVILGAPLDGGTTYRSGARFGPSALRQACYLPQNGSRPSLALRVDGLKDLRVYDAGDVALYSGNVEQAVQMIEEDVYKISASGAIPIVLGGDHTIAWPDHTGVARQHGFGKVSMIHFDAHADTGDIHLGSLVGHGTPMRRLIESGALRGDRFLQLGLRGYWPEEPTLQWMAAQGLRSYEMTEIVARGLEPCLTEAFEIATTDCEGVFLSVDIDVCDPGAAPGTGTPEPGGFSARELLDAVRRICYELPVLGVDVVEVAPPYDHADITALLGNRVILEVISAIARRRKDAAEGTRWDPRQPLLEGREVDEQLRLIAEGEEARRRGEGTARPHPHSH, via the coding sequence ATGGCAGGCACAGGCTTCGGACCAGACATCACCTTCCTTGGGGTACCGCGCTGCGACCTGGAGGACCCGTCGACGTACGCGGACGCCGACATCGTCATCCTCGGCGCTCCGCTGGACGGCGGGACGACGTACCGATCCGGTGCGCGGTTCGGCCCGTCGGCGCTGCGCCAGGCCTGCTACCTGCCGCAGAACGGGTCACGGCCCAGCCTGGCGCTGCGGGTCGACGGCCTCAAGGACCTAAGGGTGTACGACGCCGGCGACGTAGCCCTCTACAGCGGCAACGTCGAGCAGGCGGTGCAGATGATCGAGGAGGACGTGTACAAGATCTCCGCCTCGGGGGCGATTCCGATCGTCCTCGGCGGTGACCACACGATCGCCTGGCCGGACCATACGGGGGTGGCCCGTCAGCACGGGTTCGGCAAGGTCTCGATGATCCACTTCGACGCCCACGCCGACACCGGTGACATCCACCTGGGTTCGCTGGTCGGCCACGGCACCCCGATGCGCCGGCTGATCGAATCCGGGGCACTGCGCGGAGACCGGTTCCTACAACTGGGCTTACGCGGCTACTGGCCCGAGGAGCCGACCCTGCAGTGGATGGCCGCGCAGGGCCTGCGCTCCTACGAGATGACCGAGATCGTCGCCCGCGGGCTGGAGCCCTGCCTGACCGAGGCGTTCGAGATCGCGACCACCGACTGCGAGGGCGTCTTCCTGTCCGTCGACATCGACGTTTGCGACCCCGGCGCCGCACCGGGCACGGGAACCCCTGAGCCGGGCGGATTCTCGGCTCGCGAACTCCTCGACGCGGTGCGGCGGATCTGCTACGAGCTGCCCGTCCTCGGTGTCGACGTCGTCGAGGTGGCACCCCCCTACGATCACGCCGACATCACCGCGCTGCTGGGCAACCGCGTGATCTTGGAGGTCATCTCCGCGATCGCCCGCCGCCGCAAGGATGCCGCCGAGGGTACCCGTTGGGATCCTCGCCAGCCGCTGCTGGAGGGCCGCGAGGTCGACGAGCAGCTGCGTCTCATCGCCGAGGGCGAAGAGGCCCGCCGTCGCGGTGAGGGCACGGCACGTCCGCACCCACACAGTCACTGA
- a CDS encoding FAD-binding oxidoreductase: MTATSARPAELTGRVVHPGDAEYPTARLSWNLRFSHEPAVIVFARETHDVVNALAWAREHAMPVRVRSGGHCLEGWSTVDDGIVIDVSEMKSATIDANAHTATVGAGLKQLEAVTALGEAGFAAPTGTEGTVGLVGATLGGGFGLLTRNFGMASDNLLAAEIVIAAKDGAVQVLTVDETNHADLLWALRGAGNGNFGIVTSLTYRVRPLTQAIYVTATWPGLDTLADVFEAWQRSAPHTDDRLTSQLEIRRDEVQLIGALAPGSEAEAKEMLASILSVGAPTVTIVDGTWADIYAGFQIPTPDEPQNWMFKSQFIYQPYPVEAIEVVRTFMAKAPTPECNYFTNAFGGAVAGSEPSGGSVFAHRDALFYAEPGAGWGIRGAGIPASEDPLTVPLQEWIEEFAAALAPHVDGAYVNVPNAGMPGWESAYWGAGVDRLRTIKAKYDPDDVFTFEQSIQPAVPRPQ; encoded by the coding sequence GTGACCGCTACCTCGGCGCGTCCGGCTGAGTTGACCGGCCGGGTCGTCCATCCCGGCGACGCCGAGTACCCAACGGCCCGGCTCTCCTGGAACCTCCGGTTCAGCCACGAACCGGCTGTGATCGTGTTCGCCCGGGAGACGCACGACGTGGTCAACGCGCTGGCGTGGGCGCGAGAGCACGCCATGCCCGTGCGGGTGCGTAGCGGCGGTCACTGCCTGGAGGGGTGGTCCACCGTCGACGACGGCATCGTGATCGACGTCAGCGAGATGAAGTCGGCCACCATCGACGCGAACGCCCACACCGCGACCGTGGGGGCCGGGCTCAAGCAGCTCGAGGCGGTCACCGCACTGGGCGAGGCCGGGTTCGCGGCGCCGACGGGCACCGAGGGAACGGTCGGGCTGGTCGGCGCGACGCTCGGTGGCGGGTTCGGGCTGCTGACCCGCAACTTCGGCATGGCCAGCGACAACCTGCTCGCGGCGGAGATCGTCATCGCCGCCAAAGATGGTGCGGTGCAGGTGCTCACCGTCGACGAGACCAACCACGCGGACCTGCTGTGGGCGCTGCGCGGTGCGGGCAACGGCAACTTCGGCATCGTCACCTCGCTGACCTACCGGGTTCGGCCGTTGACGCAGGCCATCTACGTGACCGCGACATGGCCGGGTCTCGACACCCTGGCCGACGTCTTCGAGGCGTGGCAGCGCTCAGCGCCCCACACCGATGACCGTCTCACCAGCCAGCTGGAGATCCGCCGCGACGAAGTTCAGCTGATCGGAGCGCTCGCACCCGGATCGGAGGCCGAGGCCAAGGAGATGCTGGCATCGATCCTGTCGGTCGGCGCACCGACGGTGACGATCGTCGACGGCACGTGGGCGGACATCTATGCGGGTTTCCAGATCCCGACCCCCGACGAGCCTCAGAACTGGATGTTCAAGTCGCAGTTCATCTATCAGCCATACCCCGTCGAGGCCATCGAGGTGGTGCGCACCTTCATGGCGAAGGCCCCGACGCCGGAGTGCAACTACTTCACCAACGCCTTCGGTGGCGCCGTCGCGGGCAGCGAACCGTCGGGCGGGTCGGTCTTCGCTCATCGTGACGCGCTGTTCTACGCCGAGCCGGGCGCGGGCTGGGGCATCCGCGGTGCAGGGATACCGGCCAGCGAAGACCCGCTGACCGTCCCGTTGCAGGAGTGGATCGAGGAATTCGCGGCGGCGTTGGCGCCCCATGTCGACGGCGCCTACGTCAACGTGCCCAACGCCGGCATGCCCGGCTGGGAGAGCGCCTACTGGGGAGCGGGCGTCGACCGCCTGCGGACCATCAAGGCCAAGTACGACCCCGATGACGTGTTCACCTTCGAGCAGAGCATCCAGCCCGCGGTGCCGCGCCCTCAGTGA
- a CDS encoding APC family permease, which translates to MTAENVAEPGVADDECRDCGYEPELKRTLGGFQVFAISFAFISVAVGIFATYDAVLGTAGPVGIWLWVIASVGQTLVALVVAQFAARIALSGSSYQWASRLASPKIGWLFGWLTFWYLAIAVVALDNALASQALMPLLGMSEDEGVARLVTVAILIVQAVLVIASTRLLGLITSGAVGIELGIVVVLVVALGAVMVFSGSGDLGNLTSRGITVGDPNYFAIGGGLTAGMIMGLTTLVGFDSAANLAEEAKDPFRSVPRAIVASVVAAAVLGLVFLIALTLAIKDIPAVTQSGSPVAAIIRSQLGPIAERILLAGLAFAMFGAGMVVMAACSRQVFAMARDERFPAHGLMRRVNPKTQTPVPATILILGVGVVLMLALPGQALLQLIIGSTILPALIYGAVVILYLAVRKTLDHKEGGFSLGRFELPVAVAALVWVVIALVALVTPGDASIPVLIVLGLIVAGGIYFGYMMIFHREVLDTEPGADFTAIADAGK; encoded by the coding sequence ATGACTGCAGAGAATGTGGCAGAGCCCGGCGTAGCCGACGACGAGTGTCGGGATTGTGGTTACGAGCCGGAACTGAAACGAACTCTTGGGGGTTTCCAGGTCTTCGCGATCTCCTTTGCGTTCATCTCGGTGGCGGTCGGCATCTTCGCGACCTACGACGCGGTGCTGGGCACGGCGGGGCCGGTCGGCATCTGGCTATGGGTCATCGCGTCGGTGGGCCAGACGCTGGTGGCGTTGGTGGTGGCGCAGTTCGCGGCGCGGATCGCGTTGAGCGGTTCGTCGTACCAGTGGGCATCACGGCTGGCGAGCCCTAAGATCGGCTGGCTGTTCGGCTGGCTGACGTTCTGGTATCTGGCGATTGCGGTGGTCGCGTTGGACAACGCCTTGGCCAGCCAGGCGCTGATGCCGTTGCTGGGCATGTCGGAGGACGAGGGCGTAGCGCGCCTCGTGACCGTCGCGATCCTGATCGTTCAGGCCGTGTTGGTGATCGCCTCGACGCGGCTGCTGGGTCTGATCACCTCCGGGGCGGTCGGTATCGAGTTGGGCATCGTGGTGGTGTTGGTGGTCGCGCTGGGCGCGGTGATGGTGTTCAGCGGCAGCGGAGACCTGGGGAACCTGACCTCACGCGGGATCACCGTGGGCGATCCCAACTACTTCGCGATCGGGGGCGGGTTGACCGCCGGCATGATCATGGGTTTGACCACGTTGGTCGGCTTCGATTCCGCGGCGAACCTGGCCGAGGAGGCCAAGGATCCCTTCCGCAGCGTGCCGCGGGCGATCGTGGCGTCGGTGGTGGCGGCGGCGGTCCTGGGACTGGTGTTCCTGATCGCGCTCACGCTGGCGATCAAGGACATTCCCGCGGTGACCCAGAGCGGTTCGCCCGTCGCGGCGATCATCCGCAGTCAGCTGGGACCGATCGCCGAGCGAATCCTGTTGGCAGGTTTGGCCTTCGCGATGTTCGGGGCGGGCATGGTGGTGATGGCCGCGTGTTCGCGTCAGGTTTTCGCGATGGCCCGCGACGAGCGTTTCCCCGCACACGGTCTGATGCGTCGGGTCAACCCCAAGACCCAGACGCCCGTGCCGGCGACGATCCTCATCCTCGGCGTCGGAGTCGTGTTGATGCTGGCGTTGCCCGGTCAAGCCCTGCTGCAGTTGATCATTGGTTCGACGATCCTGCCCGCACTGATCTACGGCGCGGTGGTGATCCTGTACCTCGCGGTGCGCAAGACCCTCGATCACAAGGAGGGTGGGTTCAGCCTCGGGCGGTTCGAGCTGCCCGTGGCCGTGGCCGCGCTGGTGTGGGTGGTGATCGCCCTGGTGGCGCTCGTCACCCCCGGCGATGCGTCCATTCCGGTGCTCATCGTGCTCGGATTGATCGTGGCCGGCGGAATCTACTTCGGGTACATGATGATCTTCCACCGCGAAGTCCTCGACACCGAACCCGGTGCGGACTTCACGGCCATCGCGGACGCGGGCAAGTGA
- a CDS encoding bestrophin-like domain gives MRYRLLHSWKRPKSNHCIPTRAGNTGREEWIFYALQNYQRARDGGTMEAIAVTELHNVSDVLEGHDGSRLHGDLICYSRSVLTDEWPAMERGESSASVRHWVDTMVTDFAATDPRTPKQEAAYGQWFDQQAERRDGRRARIAEAEPSVPLPLWIVLGIGATAVLAYTCVQADRRESALIQAVPIAFVSALVVSALLVVGFLDHPYDDWTGSLRPNEMRVTLALVDDGHVVPCDSRGDPT, from the coding sequence ATGCGGTATCGACTACTGCATTCTTGGAAGCGGCCGAAGTCTAACCACTGCATTCCCACCCGTGCAGGCAACACTGGGCGAGAAGAATGGATCTTCTACGCGCTGCAAAACTATCAGCGCGCCCGTGACGGCGGCACCATGGAGGCGATCGCCGTCACCGAGTTGCACAACGTGTCCGACGTGCTCGAAGGACATGACGGCTCTCGGCTGCACGGCGACCTCATCTGCTATTCACGTTCGGTGCTCACAGACGAGTGGCCCGCCATGGAGCGCGGGGAATCGTCTGCCTCGGTACGACACTGGGTCGACACGATGGTGACGGACTTCGCCGCGACCGATCCGAGGACACCGAAGCAGGAAGCGGCCTACGGCCAATGGTTCGACCAGCAAGCCGAGCGACGGGACGGCCGCCGCGCCCGCATTGCCGAGGCCGAACCGTCGGTGCCGCTGCCGCTGTGGATCGTGCTGGGGATCGGGGCAACCGCCGTTCTGGCCTACACGTGCGTACAGGCCGATCGCCGTGAGAGCGCCCTGATTCAGGCCGTGCCCATCGCATTCGTGTCAGCGCTGGTGGTGTCGGCGTTGCTCGTCGTGGGGTTCCTCGATCATCCCTACGACGACTGGACGGGCAGCCTTCGACCGAACGAGATGCGGGTGACGTTGGCCCTCGTCGACGACGGCCACGTCGTTCCCTGCGATTCGCGCGGCGATCCCACGTAG
- a CDS encoding methane monooxygenase/ammonia monooxygenase subunit B, with translation MKLSELQGLRGLVHSLRGKRTSHRWGPVLAVIGILLLIAPPPVASAHGEQGQQAFERTSTVLFYDVNFSTENLNIGDELTITGTLRVMNAWPDHTIDPPDLGFLTVNQPGPVFYIEDREMSGMFTPQSVKLTKGGVYPFRLVLKARIPGTWHIHPAMAVKGTGTLMGPGAYVTINDSGVFTEPQLLANGTTADLTNYGLPRVITWQLIGFLFGAAYAVYWLRKSLLQRAAVVNSGGGAGLVTKTERKVSIAFGIGALVLGLGGFIYATVSDGPHVPLQVARLAPIPEAPSPLSSKVQTKVENAVFDADAGTLALTVQVTNANDTPVYFDHLQFADLELANKEGAPPGLPANTLATVTPPGPIQAGETREMTITVDAGELKAQNLLPLNDAQVRITGLMFFKDASGTKAASEINELSSGILPKFD, from the coding sequence ATGAAACTATCTGAGCTGCAAGGCCTTCGGGGCCTCGTCCATTCGTTGCGCGGCAAGCGCACGAGCCATCGCTGGGGACCGGTGCTCGCCGTGATCGGAATCCTGCTGCTCATCGCACCGCCGCCGGTGGCCTCCGCGCATGGGGAGCAAGGCCAGCAGGCATTCGAACGCACCTCGACGGTCCTGTTCTACGACGTGAACTTCTCGACTGAGAACCTCAACATCGGTGACGAGTTGACCATCACGGGGACGCTGCGCGTGATGAACGCGTGGCCGGACCACACGATCGACCCGCCGGACTTGGGATTCCTCACCGTGAACCAACCGGGCCCGGTGTTCTACATCGAAGACCGCGAGATGTCGGGCATGTTCACCCCCCAATCGGTCAAACTCACCAAGGGCGGGGTCTACCCCTTCCGCCTGGTGCTGAAGGCGCGCATACCGGGCACGTGGCACATCCACCCAGCAATGGCCGTGAAGGGCACCGGAACTCTCATGGGCCCGGGCGCGTATGTCACCATCAACGATTCCGGAGTGTTCACCGAGCCACAGCTGCTGGCCAACGGCACGACCGCGGACCTGACGAACTACGGGCTGCCGCGCGTTATCACCTGGCAGCTCATCGGCTTTCTCTTCGGTGCCGCGTACGCCGTGTACTGGCTGCGCAAGTCACTGCTGCAGCGCGCGGCCGTGGTCAATTCCGGCGGCGGTGCCGGCTTGGTCACGAAAACCGAGCGCAAAGTCAGCATCGCCTTCGGTATCGGAGCTCTGGTCCTGGGACTCGGCGGCTTCATCTACGCGACGGTCTCCGACGGACCGCACGTACCGCTTCAAGTCGCGCGGCTGGCTCCAATACCCGAAGCCCCGAGTCCGCTCTCGTCGAAAGTGCAGACCAAGGTCGAGAATGCGGTCTTCGACGCGGATGCGGGCACGCTCGCGCTGACCGTTCAGGTCACCAACGCCAATGACACTCCGGTGTACTTCGACCATCTGCAATTCGCCGATCTGGAGTTGGCCAACAAGGAGGGGGCACCGCCCGGACTCCCGGCGAACACCCTCGCCACCGTGACGCCGCCCGGTCCGATCCAGGCCGGGGAGACACGTGAGATGACCATCACCGTCGATGCTGGGGAGTTGAAGGCGCAGAATCTGCTGCCGCTCAACGACGCCCAGGTCCGTATCACGGGGCTGATGTTCTTCAAGGACGCCAGCGGAACGAAGGCGGCGTCGGAGATCAACGAGCTCTCCTCGGGCATTCTGCCGAAATTCGACTAG
- a CDS encoding methane monooxygenase/ammonia monooxygenase subunit A — MTTAREEASSALDVETKKPLLSRRWDLLILVSAALLIMAAFHVNQMLFSGDWSFWADWKDREFWPLVTPAVGIIVPAAVQYIAWHLLRLPLGATLCALLLIIAQWISRWGSFDQWTHIPLNFTWPETFIMAAVLLDVTLAVSRSYIVTSIVGGLLWGALFWFFNFPALSPYLVPVDFHGTLLTVADTLSFHVGRTQTPEYLRMIEEGHLKALVSDITIVVAFFGGMLSAACYWIGILIGKYIAVWPIGKFFKLQTD, encoded by the coding sequence ATGACTACCGCTAGAGAAGAAGCCAGTTCCGCACTGGACGTGGAGACCAAGAAACCCCTGCTCAGTCGCCGCTGGGATCTGCTGATCCTGGTCAGCGCCGCGCTGCTCATCATGGCCGCCTTTCACGTCAACCAGATGCTGTTCAGCGGCGACTGGTCGTTCTGGGCCGACTGGAAAGACCGGGAGTTCTGGCCGCTGGTCACTCCTGCCGTAGGCATCATCGTGCCGGCGGCCGTGCAGTACATCGCCTGGCACCTGCTGCGCCTCCCGCTGGGTGCGACTCTGTGCGCGCTGCTGCTGATCATCGCGCAGTGGATTTCGCGGTGGGGCAGCTTCGACCAGTGGACCCACATCCCGCTGAACTTCACCTGGCCGGAGACATTCATCATGGCCGCAGTGCTTCTCGATGTGACGCTGGCGGTGTCGCGCAGTTACATCGTGACGTCGATCGTCGGTGGGCTGCTGTGGGGCGCGCTGTTCTGGTTCTTCAACTTCCCGGCCCTGTCGCCGTATCTGGTACCGGTGGACTTCCACGGCACCCTGCTGACAGTGGCTGACACGCTCTCGTTCCACGTCGGCAGAACCCAGACGCCGGAATACCTGCGCATGATCGAAGAGGGACACCTCAAGGCGCTGGTCAGTGACATTACGATCGTGGTCGCCTTCTTCGGCGGGATGTTGTCGGCCGCCTGTTACTGGATAGGCATTCTCATCGGCAAGTACATCGCAGTATGGCCCATCGGCAAGTTCTTCAAGCTGCAGACCGACTGA
- a CDS encoding methane monooxygenase/ammonia monooxygenase subunit C, translating to MTSTETKRVSSSVGKEKSQTPVRRGGSYKSIFIAFAVIAVIGLSWRAYQQAFAVSKGLDSHNPEFTKYWVSLALANMTLLPAAAGAWYVWMWVTGKRLPTEMTREDEGRRLWNLWLIILSFCTAAYIGGSYAAEQDASWHQIVTRDSAFTPSHDVLFYGAFPLMIYLAAGSYIYARTRLPHLYGGKLLPVSFALIVSGSLLLLFQVAMNEFGHSFFQAEEVFAAPLHWPFVIFAYLLAGTFAVWFGTLPRIMELARQERAEVAATPESATAESTTTVGPVTADVTSTGHVATQ from the coding sequence ATGACGTCAACAGAAACGAAGAGGGTTTCCTCTTCCGTCGGCAAGGAGAAGTCGCAAACGCCGGTGCGCCGGGGCGGCTCCTACAAATCAATCTTCATCGCGTTCGCGGTCATTGCGGTCATCGGCCTCAGCTGGCGGGCGTATCAGCAAGCCTTCGCAGTGTCGAAGGGGCTCGACTCCCACAATCCGGAATTCACCAAGTACTGGGTGTCGCTCGCCCTGGCCAACATGACGCTGCTGCCTGCCGCCGCCGGCGCGTGGTACGTCTGGATGTGGGTTACCGGCAAGCGCCTGCCCACCGAGATGACCCGGGAGGACGAGGGACGCAGGTTGTGGAACCTGTGGCTCATCATCCTGTCCTTCTGCACCGCGGCGTACATCGGCGGTAGCTATGCGGCCGAGCAGGATGCGTCCTGGCACCAGATCGTCACCCGCGACTCGGCCTTCACACCGAGCCACGACGTGCTGTTCTACGGGGCCTTCCCGCTGATGATCTACTTGGCTGCCGGGTCCTACATCTATGCGCGCACCCGTTTGCCGCACCTCTACGGCGGCAAGCTGCTGCCGGTGTCCTTCGCCTTGATCGTCAGCGGCAGCCTGTTGCTGCTGTTCCAGGTGGCGATGAACGAGTTCGGACACTCCTTCTTCCAGGCGGAGGAAGTCTTCGCCGCGCCGCTGCACTGGCCGTTCGTCATCTTCGCCTACCTGCTCGCCGGAACGTTCGCCGTCTGGTTCGGCACACTTCCGCGAATCATGGAGCTGGCTCGCCAGGAGCGTGCCGAGGTAGCCGCGACACCGGAGTCCGCAACGGCGGAGTCCACGACCACGGTCGGTCCCGTGACGGCCGACGTCACGAGCACGGGCCACGTGGCCACGCAATAG